In one window of Pseudobythopirellula maris DNA:
- a CDS encoding B12-binding domain-containing protein — MKQLLSPKQVAASIGVSESSLKRWCDQGVIRSERTPGGHRRIAMDEVVRFVRLGDHAFVRPDLLGLPARRGPEARGGDQAVAQLQAAVRDGDAALSNRLILDHYLGGADLATVFDEVLAPAMHAIGEEWECGETEVFQERRACEIFGSAIHDLKRLLPPPALDAPIALGGAPEGDHYHLASQMVDLVLTEAGWRSQLLGGALPFATLSVAAQRHQPPLFWLSMSHVGDPETFWSRYRGFVEGLPDSTRLLVGGRAFDAESGAFSERVTYCEDLRTLARKAALPASNAAESGAKAG, encoded by the coding sequence ATGAAACAGCTCTTGAGCCCCAAGCAGGTAGCCGCATCGATTGGGGTCAGCGAGTCTTCGCTCAAGCGTTGGTGCGACCAGGGTGTCATCCGTAGCGAGCGGACACCTGGTGGGCATCGCCGAATCGCCATGGACGAGGTTGTGCGGTTTGTACGCTTAGGCGATCACGCCTTCGTGCGGCCCGATCTGCTGGGTCTGCCGGCTCGCAGAGGCCCCGAGGCGCGGGGCGGTGACCAAGCGGTCGCCCAGTTGCAGGCGGCCGTACGCGATGGCGACGCCGCACTGAGCAACCGGCTGATCCTTGATCACTACCTGGGCGGCGCCGACCTAGCGACCGTTTTCGACGAGGTGTTGGCGCCGGCGATGCACGCCATCGGAGAGGAGTGGGAGTGCGGCGAGACCGAAGTCTTCCAGGAACGCCGGGCGTGTGAGATCTTTGGCTCGGCGATCCACGACTTGAAGCGGCTCCTGCCGCCGCCGGCGCTCGATGCGCCCATCGCACTGGGCGGCGCCCCCGAGGGGGACCACTATCACTTGGCTTCGCAGATGGTCGATCTGGTGCTCACCGAGGCGGGCTGGCGTTCCCAGTTGCTCGGCGGGGCGTTGCCCTTCGCTACGCTGTCCGTCGCCGCGCAGCGGCACCAGCCGCCGCTCTTTTGGCTGAGCATGAGCCACGTCGGTGATCCCGAAACGTTCTGGAGCAGGTACCGGGGCTTCGTCGAGGGACTGCCCGACTCGACCCGCCTGTTGGTGGGCGGCCGGGCGTTTGACGCCGAGAGCGGGGCGTTCAGCGAGCGTGTGACCTACTGCGAGGATCTTCGCACCTTGGCGCGCAAAGCCGCCCTCCCGGCGAGCAACGCCGCCGAGTCCGGGGCCAAGGCCGGTTGA
- a CDS encoding PfkB family carbohydrate kinase, protein MSLLVVGSVAIDSVETPTDRRDDFLGGSATHFSYAASFFTQVNLVGVVGDDWPEEHTELFRSRNIDVSGLQKVDGGKTFRWTGRYEPNMNDRETLEVQLNVFGEFDPKVPEKFQDARFVFLANGVPAVQQKVLSQAPACQLAVADTMDLWIVEHRETLDALLKNIHGLVLNDSEAKLLTGEENLVTAGLKVREMGPEFVIIKKGEHGAMFFGHNAAGQVEVLVLPAYPTQAVIDPTGAGDSFAGGLMGYLAEQDKHDAETFKTAMAYGTVVASFNVEGFGLDRMEQISREDIDERLAAYRKMLNF, encoded by the coding sequence ATGAGTCTGCTAGTCGTTGGATCGGTCGCGATCGACAGCGTTGAAACCCCCACCGATCGTCGCGACGACTTTCTCGGTGGTTCGGCGACGCACTTCTCCTACGCCGCCAGTTTCTTCACCCAGGTGAATCTCGTCGGCGTGGTGGGCGACGACTGGCCCGAGGAGCACACCGAGCTCTTCCGCAGCCGCAATATCGATGTGAGCGGGCTGCAGAAAGTGGATGGCGGCAAAACGTTCCGCTGGACCGGCCGCTACGAGCCGAACATGAACGACCGCGAGACGCTCGAAGTGCAGCTGAACGTGTTCGGCGAGTTCGACCCGAAGGTGCCCGAGAAATTCCAAGACGCCCGTTTCGTATTCTTGGCGAACGGCGTGCCGGCGGTGCAGCAGAAGGTTCTCTCGCAGGCGCCCGCTTGCCAGTTGGCCGTGGCCGACACGATGGACCTGTGGATCGTCGAGCACCGCGAGACGCTCGACGCGTTGCTGAAAAACATCCACGGGCTGGTGCTCAACGACAGCGAAGCGAAGCTGCTCACCGGCGAGGAGAACCTCGTTACCGCCGGTCTCAAGGTGCGTGAGATGGGCCCCGAGTTCGTTATCATCAAGAAGGGCGAGCACGGCGCCATGTTCTTCGGCCACAACGCCGCCGGGCAGGTCGAGGTGCTGGTCTTGCCCGCCTACCCCACGCAAGCGGTCATCGATCCGACCGGCGCCGGCGACAGCTTCGCGGGCGGCCTGATGGGCTACCTCGCCGAGCAGGACAAGCACGACGCCGAGACCTTCAAGACCGCCATGGCTTACGGCACGGTGGTCGCCAGCTTCAACGTCGAGGGCTTCGGGCTCGACCGCATGGAGCAGATCTCGCGTGAGGACATCGACGAGCGACTCGCCGCCTACCGCAAGATGCTTAATTTCTAG
- the thpR gene encoding RNA 2',3'-cyclic phosphodiesterase, which produces MGKTRTFVAVEIAEEVQRRASQLIQRLTPHAPRARWVEEENLHVTLLFLGDLTDHEVADACSRVEWVARANEPFGLTIEGAGAFPAPDRPQTLWLGVGEGRAELERLHDDLDADLGDLVVKPERRGYVPHLTLARLNKAANVSGHLGAALTGLADYNAGDSMIDGLTVFASELDRSGPTYHALAHCPLGTPG; this is translated from the coding sequence ATGGGAAAAACCCGTACCTTTGTCGCCGTTGAGATCGCTGAAGAGGTGCAGCGGCGCGCCTCTCAGCTGATCCAGCGGCTCACGCCGCACGCCCCGCGCGCCCGCTGGGTCGAAGAGGAGAACCTGCACGTCACGCTGCTGTTTCTCGGCGACCTAACCGACCACGAGGTGGCCGACGCTTGCTCTCGGGTCGAGTGGGTCGCGCGAGCGAACGAGCCATTCGGCCTCACGATCGAGGGGGCCGGCGCGTTCCCCGCGCCCGATCGGCCGCAGACGCTGTGGCTCGGCGTGGGCGAGGGCCGCGCTGAGCTTGAGAGGCTGCACGACGACCTCGACGCCGATCTGGGCGATTTGGTCGTAAAACCCGAGCGGCGTGGTTACGTGCCCCACCTGACGCTCGCCCGTCTCAACAAGGCGGCCAACGTTTCCGGGCATCTCGGCGCTGCCCTCACAGGTTTGGCCGACTACAACGCCGGCGACTCGATGATCGACGGGCTGACGGTCTTCGCCAGCGAGCTCGACCGCAGCGGGCCGACCTATCACGCGTTGGCGCATTGCCCGCTGGGAACTCCGGGCTGA
- the recA gene encoding recombinase RecA: MVTTAASPNNRMAKKSNKSDTKKAAAAKKGAAKSAAPKTAIQVALENSDDLRHTVAAIEKQFGEGAIMPLGNESNVRIKGISTSSLSLDMALGGQGVPQGRIVEVFGPESSGKTTIALHVIAQAQKKGGIAAFIDAEHALDPSWAKKLGVDLETLLVSQPGHGEEAMHITEMLIKSNAVDVIVVDSVAALVPKKELDGEIGDSHVGLQARLMSQSMRKLTGAIAKSKTCVIFINQIREKIGVMFGSPETTPGGRALKFYCSCRIDVRRIGQLKDGEEVVGQRVRAKVVKNKVAPPFRVAEFDMMHKDGVSYEGDLIDLGIEQKVIARTGAWFRYGDVQIGQGKEKARLFLRENPDTAAEIKDKILAAGGFDDLLAMPKAQVEAETADDDEEDGSL; the protein is encoded by the coding sequence ATGGTCACTACCGCCGCCTCGCCCAATAATCGCATGGCTAAAAAGAGCAACAAGTCCGACACCAAGAAGGCCGCCGCTGCCAAAAAGGGAGCCGCCAAGTCGGCCGCCCCGAAGACCGCCATCCAGGTCGCCCTGGAGAACAGCGACGATCTGCGGCACACCGTCGCCGCGATCGAGAAGCAGTTTGGCGAGGGGGCGATCATGCCCCTGGGCAACGAATCGAACGTGCGGATCAAGGGGATCTCGACCAGCAGCCTGTCGCTCGACATGGCTCTGGGCGGTCAGGGAGTCCCGCAGGGGCGGATCGTCGAGGTGTTCGGCCCCGAGTCGAGCGGCAAGACAACGATCGCCTTGCACGTGATCGCCCAGGCACAGAAGAAGGGGGGCATCGCCGCCTTTATCGACGCCGAGCACGCCCTCGACCCGAGCTGGGCCAAGAAGCTGGGCGTCGACCTTGAGACGCTGCTCGTGAGCCAGCCGGGCCACGGCGAGGAGGCGATGCACATCACCGAGATGCTCATCAAGAGCAACGCGGTCGACGTGATCGTGGTCGACTCGGTGGCGGCCCTAGTGCCGAAGAAGGAACTCGACGGCGAGATCGGCGACTCGCACGTCGGTTTGCAGGCGCGGCTGATGAGCCAGTCGATGCGCAAGCTCACCGGCGCCATCGCCAAGAGCAAGACCTGCGTGATCTTCATCAACCAGATCCGCGAGAAGATCGGCGTGATGTTCGGCAGCCCCGAGACGACGCCGGGCGGCCGGGCGCTGAAGTTCTACTGCTCGTGCCGGATCGACGTGCGGCGGATTGGCCAGCTCAAAGACGGCGAGGAAGTGGTCGGCCAGCGGGTGCGGGCCAAGGTCGTGAAGAACAAGGTCGCCCCGCCGTTCCGCGTGGCCGAGTTCGACATGATGCACAAGGACGGCGTGAGCTACGAGGGTGACCTCATCGATCTGGGAATCGAGCAGAAAGTAATCGCCCGCACCGGCGCCTGGTTCCGCTACGGCGACGTGCAGATCGGCCAGGGCAAGGAGAAGGCGCGGTTGTTCCTCCGCGAGAATCCCGACACGGCCGCCGAGATCAAAGACAAGATCCTCGCCGCCGGCGGGTTCGACGACCTGCTCGCGATGCCCAAGGCCCAGGTCGAGGCCGAGACGGCCGACGACGACGAGGAAGACGGTTCGCTCTGA
- a CDS encoding trypsin-like peptidase domain-containing protein produces MPRHPIPIRRLTAALALIALASSVFAQTQPPAAIAALQQTVVDVIARAERSVVAVSRSTAVAANPRAGGIVIRNGIPDPLARARQTPAAPPHAFGSGVVIDAERGLVLTQYLVVKEGEQHTLTTVDGAECPATLRGADPRSGLAVLEADPQAWRAAKVPAFEIGHAEELRKGEFVVTLGNPYAIQSDGQPTASWGMVANTARKAPAEENLNNVSDGRQGHRTTLHHFGALIQTDAKLGWNAGGGALVTLDGKLVGVTTTAAAIAGHERPAGYAIPMNDAMRRAVAAMSEGREAEYGFLGIEFMPLPGGDGGGLSVRSAFPGGPAFRAGLRAGDLIQRIGGVDIVDADTLQLAVGSLEPGSTTPVSIVRASDPQTREVTVQLGKAYVHGKQVVTQKPPAWRGMRVDYATAIPPNELRLAASRNQLDPEGCVVVTEVEPSSVSWRAGVRPYVFISHVGGKRVTTPEEFADAISGASESIKLRFTQPLTPPNAAGEEPVD; encoded by the coding sequence GTGCCTCGCCACCCGATCCCGATTCGACGACTCACCGCCGCGCTCGCGCTGATCGCCCTAGCGTCCTCGGTTTTCGCGCAGACTCAGCCCCCCGCGGCGATCGCCGCGCTGCAGCAGACGGTCGTCGACGTGATCGCCCGGGCGGAGCGTTCGGTCGTGGCGGTGTCGCGATCGACCGCCGTGGCCGCCAATCCGCGCGCCGGCGGTATCGTCATCCGCAACGGCATCCCCGACCCGCTGGCCCGGGCGAGGCAAACGCCCGCGGCGCCCCCCCACGCCTTCGGCTCGGGCGTAGTGATCGACGCGGAACGTGGCCTCGTGCTCACGCAGTACCTGGTGGTCAAAGAGGGTGAGCAACACACCCTCACTACGGTGGACGGCGCCGAGTGCCCCGCCACGCTGCGCGGCGCCGACCCACGGAGCGGGCTCGCCGTGCTGGAGGCCGATCCCCAAGCTTGGCGTGCGGCCAAGGTCCCCGCGTTTGAGATCGGTCACGCCGAAGAACTACGCAAGGGCGAATTCGTTGTCACGTTAGGCAACCCTTACGCCATCCAGAGCGACGGCCAGCCGACCGCCAGCTGGGGCATGGTGGCCAACACCGCCCGAAAGGCGCCGGCCGAAGAGAACCTCAACAACGTCTCCGACGGCCGCCAGGGCCACCGCACCACGCTGCACCACTTCGGCGCGTTGATCCAAACCGACGCCAAGCTCGGCTGGAACGCCGGCGGCGGCGCCTTGGTCACGCTCGACGGCAAGCTGGTCGGCGTGACGACCACGGCCGCCGCGATCGCCGGCCACGAACGGCCGGCCGGCTACGCCATTCCGATGAACGACGCGATGCGCCGCGCAGTCGCCGCGATGAGCGAGGGCCGTGAGGCGGAGTACGGCTTTCTGGGGATCGAGTTCATGCCTTTGCCAGGCGGTGACGGGGGTGGGTTAAGCGTTCGCAGCGCCTTCCCCGGCGGGCCGGCTTTCCGCGCGGGGCTGCGGGCGGGCGACCTGATCCAGCGGATTGGCGGAGTCGACATCGTCGACGCCGACACCCTGCAGCTCGCCGTCGGAAGCCTCGAGCCGGGCAGCACCACGCCGGTCTCGATCGTCCGCGCATCCGACCCTCAGACGCGTGAAGTCACAGTCCAGCTCGGCAAGGCTTACGTGCACGGCAAACAGGTTGTGACCCAAAAGCCTCCCGCCTGGCGTGGCATGCGTGTTGATTACGCCACAGCGATCCCGCCGAACGAACTCCGCTTAGCGGCGTCGAGAAACCAGCTCGACCCCGAGGGCTGCGTGGTCGTCACCGAGGTCGAGCCGAGCAGCGTGTCTTGGCGGGCCGGTGTGCGCCCCTACGTCTTCATCAGCCACGTTGGCGGGAAGCGGGTCACCACGCCCGAAGAATTTGCCGACGCGATCAGCGGCGCCAGCGAATCAATCAAACTGCGATTCACGCAACCGCTTACCCCCCCGAACGCCGCGGGGGAAGAGCCCGTCGACTGA
- a CDS encoding esterase/lipase family protein, giving the protein MTYPQRLKTCLRNALIIMLALAGSMSEAAAAGVAPAAEAPLALSESRTQAQDADRHWLQRWFVREEHYERYGLVVPGSLSECPQQAPLVVVLHGFNSKAEGVATLVSDARAAGTPCGEFTYPNDDHIARSAERLSTALRRLRAEHPDREVALVTHSMGGLVARACVEDSRLDPGNVGRLIMVAPPNQGSELVRLAYGTDCWEHWTRCRGGGWPWTRVHNSLVDGLGEASADMTPGSPFLSSLNKRPRNPRVRYTILLGDCGFLSESTAQSWRERTCYLVACAPWCDDAAERLDRRLAGYDELVIGRGDGAVAVCRGRLEGVDDTVVLPFGHLDVTRKPDSPEGRAVRKLIHQRLAWSESGAGVIEASVPESSGPESNGIAVAQTADASLASVVSSDGGA; this is encoded by the coding sequence ATGACCTATCCCCAACGACTGAAGACTTGTCTCCGTAACGCGCTGATCATCATGCTGGCTCTTGCCGGCTCGATGAGTGAAGCGGCGGCCGCCGGGGTCGCCCCCGCAGCCGAGGCGCCCTTGGCGTTAAGCGAGTCGCGCACGCAGGCTCAAGACGCCGATCGCCATTGGCTGCAGCGCTGGTTCGTGCGTGAGGAGCACTACGAGCGGTACGGCCTGGTGGTCCCCGGCTCGTTGAGCGAATGCCCCCAGCAGGCGCCGCTCGTCGTGGTGTTGCATGGCTTCAATTCCAAGGCGGAGGGTGTCGCCACGCTGGTCAGCGACGCCCGCGCGGCGGGCACGCCATGTGGGGAGTTTACCTATCCGAACGACGACCACATCGCGCGTTCCGCGGAGCGGCTCTCGACCGCGTTGCGGCGTTTGCGAGCGGAGCACCCCGACCGCGAGGTCGCACTCGTGACACATTCGATGGGGGGCCTGGTCGCCCGCGCCTGCGTGGAAGACTCCCGGCTCGATCCAGGAAACGTGGGCCGGTTGATCATGGTGGCGCCGCCCAACCAAGGCAGCGAACTGGTGCGACTCGCCTACGGGACCGACTGCTGGGAGCACTGGACCCGCTGCCGCGGCGGCGGCTGGCCGTGGACCCGGGTCCACAACTCTCTGGTGGATGGTCTGGGCGAGGCTTCGGCCGACATGACGCCCGGCTCGCCTTTCCTGAGCAGCCTCAACAAGCGTCCCCGGAACCCGCGGGTGCGTTACACGATTCTGCTCGGCGACTGCGGTTTCTTGAGCGAGTCGACCGCCCAGTCGTGGCGTGAACGAACGTGCTACTTGGTGGCCTGCGCCCCGTGGTGCGACGACGCCGCCGAGCGTCTCGACCGTCGGCTCGCCGGGTACGACGAGCTCGTCATCGGCCGCGGCGACGGGGCGGTCGCCGTCTGTCGGGGCCGGCTTGAGGGAGTCGACGACACGGTCGTGCTGCCGTTCGGTCACCTCGACGTAACACGCAAGCCAGACTCCCCCGAGGGTCGCGCCGTGCGCAAGCTGATCCATCAACGCCTAGCGTGGAGCGAGAGCGGCGCCGGCGTGATAGAGGCCAGCGTCCCGGAGAGCAGTGGTCCGGAGAGCAACGGCATCGCCGTTGCGCAGACAGCTGATGCGTCCCTCGCCTCCGTGGTCAGTTCCGACGGCGGCGCCTGA
- a CDS encoding PEP-CTERM sorting domain-containing protein (PEP-CTERM proteins occur, often in large numbers, in the proteomes of bacteria that also encode an exosortase, a predicted intramembrane cysteine proteinase. The presence of a PEP-CTERM domain at a protein's C-terminus predicts cleavage within the sorting domain, followed by covalent anchoring to some some component of the (usually Gram-negative) cell surface. Many PEP-CTERM proteins exhibit an unusual sequence composition that includes large numbers of potential glycosylation sites. Expression of one such protein has been shown restore the ability of a bacterium to form floc, a type of biofilm.), with the protein MAPGPKPPRLVQAIAILTAALLGSAVGSTALSEVIVDTATGNVLLRNGSSFDVMIDGYSLDSTSGSLLPGGWTSVADTYDVSGDMSVDDSAEWFELSNSAFSLAEASTTQLSGLLSGFQVVSLGSIWDTVSGEMDLEMTILAGELATPLGVEYRHLAGDYEGDYDVDMDDFDIWVADFGYTNFSSPADGNGDGVVDAADFTVWRDSLAINEQLALSQAASSEEALFGMPAAYLHASPAINVPEPSAVSLLAASSLAALRRRRRN; encoded by the coding sequence ATGGCCCCCGGTCCCAAGCCGCCACGCCTTGTCCAGGCGATCGCTATCCTGACGGCCGCTCTGCTGGGCTCGGCAGTGGGTTCGACCGCTTTGTCGGAAGTGATTGTCGACACGGCCACGGGCAACGTCTTGCTGCGCAACGGCTCGTCGTTTGACGTGATGATTGACGGCTACTCGCTTGACTCGACCTCGGGATCGCTCCTGCCGGGTGGCTGGACCTCGGTTGCCGACACTTACGACGTATCGGGCGACATGAGCGTGGACGATTCGGCCGAGTGGTTCGAGTTGAGCAATTCGGCGTTCTCGCTCGCCGAGGCCTCGACCACCCAGTTGTCGGGCTTGCTCAGCGGCTTCCAGGTCGTGTCGCTCGGCTCGATCTGGGACACGGTCTCGGGGGAAATGGACCTGGAGATGACGATCCTGGCGGGCGAATTGGCAACGCCGTTAGGAGTGGAATATCGTCACTTGGCGGGCGACTACGAAGGCGATTACGACGTCGACATGGACGACTTCGACATATGGGTCGCGGATTTTGGCTACACCAATTTCTCTTCGCCCGCCGACGGCAACGGCGATGGCGTGGTCGACGCGGCGGATTTCACGGTGTGGCGTGATTCGCTCGCCATCAACGAGCAGCTTGCCCTCAGCCAGGCGGCGTCTTCCGAGGAAGCTTTATTCGGCATGCCGGCGGCCTACCTGCACGCCTCGCCTGCGATCAACGTGCCGGAGCCCAGTGCGGTCAGCTTACTCGCGGCCTCGTCGCTGGCTGCCCTCAGGCGCCGCCGTCGGAACTGA
- the thiC gene encoding phosphomethylpyrimidine synthase ThiC — MTQLEFARAGEITPEMEYVAKRENLPVETIRDEVALGRMVIPANTVHAKGRLEPMAIGIAAKCKVNANIGNSAVTSDIQSELEKLHTAVHFGADTVMDLSTGKGIDEIRSAIIAASPVPIGTVPIYQMLEELGGEIEDMTAQHFLDMVEHQAKQGVDYMTVHCGVMLEHLHLSTHRVTGIVSRGGSLIAKWMMTHKKQNPLYEAFDDLCDIMRQYDVTWSLGDGLRPGSVADASDAAQFAELDVLGELTMRGRERGTQVMVEGPGHVPMDQIQMNIERQIEVCDGAPFYVLGPLVTDIAPGYDHITSGIGAALAGWHGAAMLCYVTPKEHLGLPEKEDVKQGMVAYKIAAHAADVARHRPGARDRDDALSKARFEFDWNEQFRLALDPETARAYHDQTLPQDTFKSAHFCSMCGPKYCSMKITQDIRKMADELPGGAESLVEIANTAE, encoded by the coding sequence GTGACCCAACTAGAGTTCGCCCGCGCGGGCGAGATTACTCCCGAGATGGAGTACGTCGCTAAGCGAGAGAACCTGCCCGTCGAAACGATCCGCGACGAGGTGGCGTTGGGCCGCATGGTCATCCCGGCCAACACGGTCCACGCCAAGGGGCGGCTCGAGCCGATGGCGATCGGCATCGCGGCCAAGTGCAAGGTGAACGCCAACATCGGCAACTCGGCCGTGACGAGCGACATCCAGTCGGAGCTCGAGAAGCTGCACACTGCCGTGCACTTCGGCGCCGACACGGTGATGGACCTCTCCACGGGCAAGGGGATCGACGAGATCCGCAGCGCGATCATCGCCGCCTCGCCGGTGCCGATCGGCACCGTGCCGATCTACCAGATGCTCGAGGAGCTCGGCGGCGAGATCGAGGACATGACCGCCCAGCACTTCCTGGACATGGTCGAGCACCAGGCGAAGCAGGGCGTCGACTACATGACGGTCCACTGTGGCGTGATGCTCGAGCACCTGCACCTCTCCACGCACCGCGTGACCGGCATCGTCAGCCGCGGCGGCTCGCTGATCGCCAAGTGGATGATGACGCACAAGAAGCAGAACCCGCTCTACGAGGCGTTCGACGACCTCTGCGACATCATGCGGCAGTACGACGTCACCTGGAGTCTGGGCGACGGCCTGCGGCCCGGCAGCGTGGCCGACGCCAGTGACGCCGCGCAGTTCGCCGAGCTCGACGTGCTAGGTGAACTCACGATGCGGGGCCGGGAGCGCGGCACGCAGGTCATGGTCGAGGGCCCCGGCCACGTGCCGATGGACCAGATCCAGATGAACATCGAGCGCCAGATCGAGGTCTGCGACGGGGCGCCGTTCTACGTCTTGGGGCCGCTGGTCACGGACATCGCGCCGGGCTACGACCACATCACCAGCGGCATCGGCGCGGCGCTGGCCGGCTGGCACGGCGCGGCGATGCTCTGCTACGTCACGCCGAAGGAGCACCTGGGGCTGCCCGAGAAGGAAGACGTGAAGCAGGGGATGGTCGCCTACAAGATCGCCGCCCACGCGGCCGACGTCGCCCGCCACCGCCCCGGCGCCCGCGACCGCGACGACGCCCTGTCGAAGGCGCGGTTCGAGTTCGACTGGAACGAGCAGTTCCGCCTGGCGCTCGACCCGGAGACGGCCCGCGCGTATCACGACCAGACACTGCCGCAAGACACGTTCAAGAGCGCCCACTTCTGCAGCATGTGCGGGCCGAAGTACTGCTCGATGAAGATCACGCAAGACATCCGCAAGATGGCCGACGAGCTGCCCGGCGGCGCCGAGTCGCTTGTCGAGATCGCCAACACGGCCGAGTGA
- a CDS encoding heavy-metal-associated domain-containing protein: MKRLLLAPIAAVVCLVVGCGGAPETATTEVFNAEGAPTVEIAAGNMTCQGCASGVRRLLAEEPGVVDVRVELERLVAIVAYDTSMFDASAARETLVEAGYAGGDGAETDEPAVDADETEAVDAAAEGEEADSAETDSAETDAAASGV; the protein is encoded by the coding sequence ATGAAGCGTTTACTCTTGGCGCCGATTGCCGCTGTGGTTTGTCTGGTCGTTGGTTGCGGCGGCGCCCCCGAAACCGCCACCACGGAAGTTTTCAACGCCGAAGGCGCCCCCACGGTCGAGATCGCCGCCGGCAACATGACCTGCCAAGGCTGCGCGTCGGGCGTGCGTAGGCTCTTGGCCGAAGAGCCGGGCGTGGTCGACGTGCGGGTCGAACTCGAGCGGCTCGTGGCGATCGTTGCCTACGACACCTCGATGTTCGACGCCTCCGCGGCGCGCGAGACGCTCGTCGAGGCGGGCTACGCTGGAGGCGATGGCGCCGAGACCGATGAGCCCGCAGTCGATGCCGATGAGACCGAGGCGGTAGACGCCGCCGCCGAAGGCGAGGAAGCCGACTCGGCCGAAACCGACTCGGCCGAAACCGACGCAGCCGCCTCCGGCGTCTGA
- the ppnP gene encoding pyrimidine/purine nucleoside phosphorylase, producing MPAEFSSVTVVVPANIYFDGKVTSRTVRFSDGSEKTLGLMLPGDYEFGTSKPELMEVTAGGAEVLLPGESEWRTYGPGDSFNVPGDAKFQLRVSEPFDYVCTYLNE from the coding sequence ATGCCCGCCGAATTCTCCTCGGTCACCGTTGTCGTCCCCGCCAACATCTACTTCGACGGCAAAGTCACCAGCCGCACGGTCCGCTTTTCTGATGGCTCGGAAAAGACCCTCGGCCTGATGCTGCCGGGAGATTACGAGTTCGGCACGTCCAAGCCGGAGCTGATGGAGGTCACCGCCGGCGGCGCCGAGGTGCTGCTGCCAGGCGAGAGCGAGTGGCGAACCTATGGTCCGGGAGATTCTTTCAACGTCCCGGGCGACGCGAAGTTCCAGCTCCGCGTGAGCGAGCCGTTCGACTACGTCTGCACGTATTTGAACGAATAA